In the Chaetodon trifascialis isolate fChaTrf1 chromosome 15, fChaTrf1.hap1, whole genome shotgun sequence genome, GGCGGCTCAGGGCAATGGGGCCGGTTCCGGCCCGGACGGCGCTCCCAGAGTCAGGAGGGAGACTTCCAGAACCAACCCCTCTTCAGGCAGCAGCCAGGAGAGCCTGCGCCTCACCCGGCCCAAGCCCGCCCTGCCGCCCAGCGAGGCCGCCTCCTTCACCCCGACCGGCCCGGGCGGCAGGTCCCTGGCAGAGCAGGTCCGCGCCCGCCTGCTGGGCTCGGCCGACGACCTGCGCAGCGTGGGACTGCGGAAACCGCTGTCGCCCGAGACGCGGAGGAAGAGACGGGCATGGCGCAGACACACCGTGGTGGCCTCCCCGACCGAGGCGTCCGACAAAAGACCCCCACTGACTGTCAATGAATTCCCCCTGTCCCCCAACGCTCAAAACCAGGTCAAAACACCAGGACTGCCTCTGGATGTGGACAGACTGGACCAAGGACCAGCTACACGTCAAGCACCCACCTCCAGATTCCACCAGTACCTGTGAGCCCTGCCAGCTGACCCCACCCTCCAGGGGGTCCAGGCTGACCCCCTGCAGGTCAGCCAGGTGCTGCACAGTGCACCAATGAACAGGTCTTTTAAGAGCAGCCCGCGCTTTTCTTTTCCATACGCTCCATTCGCATGGCAGGGGCCATTCCAGCGTTGCCaaagcttcttttttcccctctatgtgtgtttttatagaaATAATACAGAAACAGGACCGAGACACAGACAGACCTCATCACGATCAACGTCACAGCCAAGAAGTAGTCACCGAGCATCCTTCCTGTCTTCTCCACCCGCCTGCCTGGCTCACAGAAATTAGATTTAAATCCCTTCAGGTGTCCAGAGGAGGACGCCGACCCCCCCTCTGGCTCCTGAGAGAATGGTGCTTCTTATCAAACTATTGGAAAATTTCTCTGAATCTGCTGCGAAACGTCAGCGGTCACTTTCAGTTTAAAGAGGGATCTCAGCTGATTTTCCATGTCAGTCTTCCTGCTCAGTGACTCCTCAGACCACAGACACTGTAATACTCCCATCTGTGCTCCAAACAGTACGCAgtcacccacaaacacacaaaacgcCGTCGTCTCTCACTCTGCTTGTTAAtaatgttcatgtgtgtttgcgcAACAATATTTGTGATCATGTCTGAGTGTGCAGGTTGTGTCGCTTGTGTGGAACAGTTTTGTAACATTTGTACAAAGCCTTGTTAAGTTAACcttgtaaatataaatattatcatatttgtttttactttttttagttcattttttaTGGTTTACAAACGTGCGTACAAAGTGCACAGTCATTTCTTTCAAGAAGTTACTTGAAATGTTTCCcttaatatattcatttttttgttttatattcaatatatatatattatatattttgtattaaagttaaaaaaaggacttttattgtgatttCACCTCTTTGGTGTACCTGTTCAAAGGAGACAAGATGACTAAATCTGTTCTTTCCTCATAGATGGCCTTGTTCTGATTCTCAGCACTGTGCAGAAAACCTTTATCGCTCCACGTCCAGTCTTATACATACGTTTCTCTGGTGGCATCAGCGTGCACGCAAACTATCTGGCGACTACATGTAGCAAGGGAGGAAATGTGATCTGGTAATTATGACATGATATTGGGCAGTTTGCAGGCAGCTCAGCGCCACACTGTGATGGCTGacctcatttgttttcttatttgtcTGGGATTGTCGAACATCACAAGTGTGTTCCCAGGCGGAGGAGAGGCCTGACGGTGTTTTACAGACTGTTCAAATATGGTGCAGCACATAGAAAcggctccacctccacctgtgtTGGTGCTGATGTATGTTTTCTAGCATGACGAGGAGTTTTCCGTGAGGTCAGGCTCGAATGAATCCTCCCTGGCTGGGGAAACGGTACATTAGAGGAAATGAACGCAGAATGCCCGCCAACGTGAATCTATTGTTTTCACCTCGCGTCTTGGCCGTGGAATCACGAAATAACACAAACAGGAGGTGCAACTTCCAAAGTCACGTTGTTTTCATCTGACCAAATAACCCagtgaataataataagagtaataataataatagtaaatgATAAGTTAGTCTTGTCTTACCTCAAGATTTTTTCTACAAGTGCCTGATTTgtggaatgtgtttttgttctgcagTGCCATGGTCAGCTCTCATCTTTCCGTTTCCCTCTGTTGTTTCTGggtctcctccctcctctcctgtggttGACGGTAAAACTAAGGCACTGACCCAAAGATGTGTACATTAAATACAGGCGGTCTACGTCGAGAGGCTGCAAAAAGAGCACACTTTCAAGCCAAGGACACGTCTATGCACTCTCTTTTCTTGCCTTTAACACAGGCATTAACAGCTGTTATGGGAGGCATAGTGTTCTCTCTGCCTGGTGATCCACAGCGGGTGAATATGGTACACCTGACGAGCCCTACCTGACAACGGCATCAGGTCACCGCAGACAACACTCAGTCTCCTCGTGATGAGCAGCCCGGGACTTCATCAGCAGTCGGTGTGTGTTGTCTGGAGCGTGATCCGCCTCATGTCTCAttattgtattttaaatttttccctttttttgtacATACTATCTTAATATGTAACATAATGTATTGTGTACATTTGGAATTGCTTTTGAGTATAACTAATATGAAAATGACTGGACTTCAAAAGGTTGTCCGCCTGAAAGTTTCCCCTCATGACTGTGTGCTTTAAAGCAAGGTTATATGgtgtaaataaacagaactATGTTTAAAGAAACGCTCACAtctgcgtttttttttttcttgcaagcCTCACTTGTTCAGGGAGGACGAAGCTCATGTTTTGCAACTTAAAATAGGAGCTGAATGATGCCCCCTGGAGGCTGCGGATGAGTAAGGTCTCTCCAGGCCAAACGGCACAGATCAGCTCTGCTTTTTAACTTCCAAGAATAGTTTGATATCTCTGCATTATGCCAGAAACATCCAGCACTGGAAATGTGATGAAACTCGTGATCATTCGGCATGAATACAGAGCTTTAGCAAACACCATCTGCACCATCAAATTCGTTTCAGCAGAGGGGAATAAACCCATTTTGCATCCCTTTTTACTAAATGTAACTCAGAGGGTTAACCTCCATAAAGAGCATCTCCACCACTCCCCACCCCCCCTTCGGCTCCGGCTACAGTCCGTGTATTCTCCCCATTCAGAGCCCCCTGATGTCTGTCTGGACCCTCACAAGGACCTGCTTTGTGGCCGTTTGTGCGCCACATACAGTAGTTTCCCCGCAGCCTTTGCGGGCCGCTTCCTGCGTTTTAAAGCACACTTTACAACACATGACGGCAGAATTTCAAAATTTTATTTCAACTCATGTTAACACACAACTGTTAAAATGTTCACTCTGGAATTGACTTCTGCATAACAATGTCTGCAAGCTGGCCCGATCAGCTGTGATTTGTTTTGGGTCTTTGAGGGGTAAATGGAGCTGTTTAAGTCAATGACACCTACGAAGTTGACCCgggaaacaaacaagatatcCTCGTGttgtcaaatacatttttctttataAAAAGAATCttatttttgaaatatttacatttccTCTTGAAAAAAATTAACAGGACACCCTTACAGTCCAAATAGAAAAGAAACGTCAAGTATTGCATTGCAATGCGAGGACCTCAGAGTCCAGATGACAAACTGCTTACAGAAAACTGATGACAATTAAGAAAAAATGCAGCAGTCCCATGTTTTTACCTTCCTCAAAGGAGTTTCTCCTACTCGAGCTGTGTCCTTTAATTGGTAGCGACCTGGCCCCTGTCCTTGCTCGGCTGGTTCTGCAGGAGGAGCTCCGTGTTTTGGGCCCTCAGtctctccagctccctctccagctctccgaGCCGGACCAGGGAGCTCTCCACGGTCAGACCCCCCGGCTCCACGGCGCGCCTCAGCCGgttgttctcctcctccagccggGACATGCacttctccagctccaggtACTCCTGCACCAGCTCCTGCTTGGTCATATTCTGCAGGCTCTCGACGTGGTACATCTCGTAGGTCTCGGAAAAGTCTCTCTGGAGAAACTCCCCACCTGCGTTCCCGGGCCTCCCGATGCCGTCGCTGCCCCCTCCGCTgccgtcgtcgtcgtcgtcgtcgtcgttgTCGAAAAAGTCCTCCTCGCTGCCCGTGTCCTCCATGCGGCCACCGACCCCTGAGGGTCGCCTGACCCCGGTCTCGGTGTTGAGGTCGGGCTCCTCTCGGTCGTGCTCGTCCATCAGGAACTGGGTGGTGTTATAGGGGGCCACTGGGAGCCCTTTGGCGAACATCTCCTCTCTCACCCGGGAAGCCCTGGCcgtctccttctcctccagagCTTTCCTTTCCTCCCAGGAAAGTTTGTAATAAGGCTTCCAGTTGCGCTTCTTCCTGGTGGTCCTGCGCCTGTGTCTCTTCTTGCCCAGACGCGCATCTAAGCCCGTGTCGGAGTCGATGAGCGAACTCTCCTCTTGCACCTGGTTTAAAGTCCCCTCCAGCTGCCCGTCTTCGCCGTTTTTCCCCTGTGAGAGATGATTACCGTCTCCCACTGCATGACCATCGGGTTTCGGATGAGGCTGAGCTGCAACAGGGCACTTCGGGAGCTCGTTTCCGGCTGCTGAGGCAGGGCACACCCCCCTCTGTCCGCCTTTCATTTGCCATAACTTGTCTGTGTTGATATCCCCACAGTTCTCCTCCCGCTGCTGCTTCTGGTCTCTCTGTCGCCCCCTGTCGCCGTTCTCCGGTCCACCACGGTCGCTGGCCGAGAGATGCTCCATAGCGTCTCCGCTGATCCCACCTGATGGGCTGCCCGAAGTTTTCAGGTGATGGGTCTGCTCCGCTGGTTCTGTCATCCTGATGATCCGCTCCGATGGCTCCACTTCAGCGCATTTCAGATCATGTTCACGCTCTCAAAACTGAGTTTCAAAGTTCGCTAAAAGACGTTAAACTTAATTTGAACAAAAATATACTTATTCCAAAATGAACTGATATCTCTAAATAAGTTTTGGCGTTTGAAGACAAACTCTCGCAAACTCAAAGGAAACTTCCGAACTGTAAACACTTGTTACTCCTCCAAGGGTTTGTCAGAGCAACTGTCGCTAACTACCATTAACTGTTTCGATGCTGTCAAGGCTGTCGTTCACCCGGAGACGACGTTCCGCCGTCACATCAGTGTCCAGTGTGCTACTCAAGAAGAAGGAGCTCGTCTTTATATAGCAGCTCCGCCCCTAGCCGTGCGCATGCTGCCGCTTGTAAAGCCTGTTGGATTGTGGGACATGAGgttttaatttcactgaagcGCTGGAAGAGACCGCCACACCAAACTACATAGTCCACAAATCTACCATAACTGACGAGTCTTTTAACCAATCAAATGGTAGAATATTGGGCGCGATGAAGCCCACACCTCTCTTTGTTGATTGGACAGGATGATAACTTTGCTGTTGCTAAGCTTAAAGTATTTTATGATTGGACAGTCCAATAGTCAATCAAATGTACGTAATCCACACCAAGAAAGCAGTCCGGGGCATTTTTATGGACGATACTATCCACAAATAAGGGGTTACGCTTAAAAGTTCCGAAATACAAGTTAATTTAAGTACGGTTGAATTACATTATATGTCAAGTAGAACACATTAACGTATTTTATACGTCAGACTATAGGGTTTAGTATTATCTGCTGACCATACAGTCTAATGCAGAATTAATAATACAATGAATACCTACCTGTATTTGAAGCAAAATGGAGAAAACCTCTTATGGAAACTAGTCCGTTTTGAATGTTCATGTGAGAAAATCAAGCAAAACAGCTCATTTTCAAAATCCagttattttcatgtttataaATATAAAAAGGCGTCGTTTTAGTGCAAGTTGGGTCATTACACGTTTCAGAGTGAATACTCTGTGAGTTGTGCGGAATGATACGTTGCGGGGCAGGGGCTCGGGGGAACTCTGGAACCAGCGTAAACAAACGACATTTATTGTCAAGTTGCCGCTACGAGCACAGCTCCGAGCCCCTCGTTGTTGAAGGGTGGGTCAGGCGATCGCACACTTGCTCAATAATCATGTTACCAGTGGACGGGGTGGTGTAGATCGGTTTTGAGTGTTTATGCGCAGCCCATGTTCTGATATGCAGTGTTAGTTTTACACTGTTGTGTCGTGTTAACAGCTAAGgataagctagctagctaacgttagccaaaCGTTAGTTAGCAAATGAGCGCTACGTGGTAGTGTCGCTCCCAAACTAAACACTGCATCAGTCTATAAAGTGTGAATTCATACTCattacaacaaaataaatgtaaaagttAGCGCACGACATTTCATAAGAAAAGGGTTCGACGCACGACCAGTGTCTGAAAAACGCCATACTGTACATAAAGCCAGGCCAGCTAGTGCTAACGCTAACTGATAAACCATGAGCGGTCGATTAGATTCAATCAAAACGTTTCCTTATTATCAGACTTTTGTCGATACAGCTGAAGCGAACAcgcaacaaagaaaaataacaatacCGCTTGCTACAGAaattgctaacgttagccatcTGCTAACTAGGCCAATGTGTTAATACTGGCTCGGTGTAATTGCTGGAACGTTATGTTTCCCGTGAGACTTTCGCTCTAAATAATTCCGATAAATTTCAACATTTACTTTATGGCATTCCGTTGGAACGACATAGACCATGATCTGTAAAAGCACCCAAACGGGTTGAAAAGCAAGTCAGCGTTGGCATAAATCCGCGACATGCAACCCTCGATGAACTAGTTTAGTTTCAGGAAGTAGACAGGCCCTGATCTTGCAAGGCAGCACTGAAGCTTTCCTTTATTTCCCTGATGTTAGCAAGCTTTAGTTGGGTTTTACACGCTAAACTAACAATCTACTCACATATTGTCCACAACTTTTCTTGATGTCTGTTGTCAGTTTGTGTAAAACAGGCTAAACAGTTTAAATGTATTAGTATTTGCTTAAAAATGCATATGACAGCCTTGTTGCATATCTTAATATTGGTTTTGtgttcctctgttcctccttcTTCACATTCAGAGAGCATTTTGAAAGAGTTTGAAAACTGTTTCCTGCAATGGGTCAATACACTGACTTCATCTTTGCCTGTGCATGTGTCACTATACCATGCAGGCACACGTATAGTTTTCATAAAGCATTTAGCCTCTATCAATGGGAGAATAGGGTTATTCAGTCTGTGACCTCTTATGGTGGCTGACAGGTCTCTGCTAACACTGCTTGTAAAGACTGGGAGTCCAGTGGCTGCAAACAACACAGGCCTACTGTTTCTACTAATAGAAGCAGACAGAGTTTCAGCTCTGGCATATACACTGAGCTGGGAATCCTGTGAGGAAGAGGTAATATGTTCCAGTTAATATGAAACCTAATGACCACTGAGATTGAGAAATCATACCAAAGGTTCCCATATTCACAAACCAAGGAGCGGTGCAGCTACAGAACCAAAGCTGCTCCTGCATAGATCACAGCTTGTGAGGATTAGTAGGCATGACTTAATCTCTCACCCCGTCTAACATGGTTGTTGCTGCAATTGAGAGAAGATGAAAGATAGAAATTGTTATATGGCCTACGCACGGCCTTGAAGTACAAATCCAGGCAATGGCTGATATCCATCTAAGCACAGGagggctgtgtttttttttagattttcacCAAGACAGCCAGTCCACattggtgttttgtttttgttttttttgcaagaGAGAGGCAAACCCTGGATGCATCAGCTGCATTGACTGCCCGAATGAGTGAAAGAAACATATCACTTTAAGCGCCTTCCACCCACCCCGCCAAACCTGCTCGTTTATGTGAGCTGGGCTGTGGATCAAGGAAGATCACATTTTCTGCTCTTCCTGACAGCACCCGTTTGAGACGGCCCAGCTGCCCACCCCCCCTCTGCTCTGTTATAACTCCATTACAAAAGACTTAATGAAGTTTCCAGccagagctctgctgctgtggctttCCTCTCCATCCACTCACAGATGAACATACAAGTCcagcttttctctctgcacATCCGCATTTAGATTCATCACACACATCTGGCCACTGAGGAGGAATTTGTCTTCAACCAAGCTGATTGTTATTGTTGAGATGTTTGCAGGTTGTTTTgatgaccagcagggggcgccgcACTCTAACGGATTGGTCTAAAGACCTGCATAGGGAATATTTTTATGCCTGTTGTCCCTGAGAGAATACTTTTTAATGATATtataatcccccccccccccccagattTCGCACCAGAACTTTCGAAGGACACGTGTTGTCCTCCTGAAGCTCACCTGGAAAATATGAAAGGATTTCAGTTGTTAGATCAGAGATGCTGTGGCACGCACGGGCAACCATCTGTGCACAGGTAAGTGCGCATAATTACAGTTCAAGTTTTTAATAGTGCATTTTCCCTTCAAAGAGTGTATTCAGAGTCTCATAAACACGCTCTGATCAGATCTAAACGTTTCAAAGATCAGGATGTGTTCAGAAACTTTAAAAGGTGTAAAAGCTTCGGGGACTCGACCACCCCTGGTTCATGTGGCTCCTCTGTTTTGGCTGggactggaggaagaggaggaggcgagtGCGTAAAAGCGCGCGCCTTGTTTGGAGTCATATTACGCACAGGCATGGAGAGCAGCGCCGGGGAGGGACTTTTTAACATGTGGAAAAGGAATAACTGTTGCACTcggctgcctctctctctctctctctctgctcggGGGCCTTTCTGGGGCAGCACAACTCTGCGCTTGCGGGGAGACACCTGCGCCCCCAGACTTTCTACTACACACACTTAACGAGCAAGAGCATTAAGTCATAGGCTGCAGTCACTTTCGCAGGAGTTTCCAGAAGTTGTGGTAATGTTAGGAAGCGCCAAGTCACCGGCCAGCAGtcccagagaggagaggacgaTGGACCCCAGCAGGAGGATCGGTAAGGACCTCCACACCAGCCAGAAAGTGAGCTGTCTGCTCCAGCCTGAGATGGAAACACCATAATGTCAGTGTGAGGGCTTAAATGTGTGCCTGTGTCGCTTTGTAGTGAAGATATCTCTGGTATTTCTGTCCCGACGCCAGGACATTCTTGAGACCTTATCTGCAATGATTTTAGTCATTCCTATCATGTTC is a window encoding:
- the hexim1 gene encoding protein HEXIM1, which produces MTEPAEQTHHLKTSGSPSGGISGDAMEHLSASDRGGPENGDRGRQRDQKQQREENCGDINTDKLWQMKGGQRGVCPASAAGNELPKCPVAAQPHPKPDGHAVGDGNHLSQGKNGEDGQLEGTLNQVQEESSLIDSDTGLDARLGKKRHRRRTTRKKRNWKPYYKLSWEERKALEEKETARASRVREEMFAKGLPVAPYNTTQFLMDEHDREEPDLNTETGVRRPSGVGGRMEDTGSEEDFFDNDDDDDDDGSGGGSDGIGRPGNAGGEFLQRDFSETYEMYHVESLQNMTKQELVQEYLELEKCMSRLEEENNRLRRAVEPGGLTVESSLVRLGELERELERLRAQNTELLLQNQPSKDRGQVATN